TCATCTACATTCTTCCACTGGTAGGGATTATTGCGTATCTCTCCTTTGGCGAACTGCATTTGGGAAAAAGGCGAGCTGAGCGCGCCCGCGCGATGTGGCCTTCAACCGCCAAATGGCTCAACGATCTTAAAGCCTGTAAACATATCTTTGCCGAAGAGAACAGCAGCGTTGCGGCTTCGTTGTTCAAATTGTGTGAACGTCGTCAGGGCATTGCCGGAGTAAAAGGCAATCAGCTCCAGCTACTGACGGACTCTGACGATGTCATGCAGGCGCTGATCCGCGATATTCAGCTGGCGCGACATAACATCGAGATGGTGTTCTATATCTGGCAGCCTGGCGGTATGGCCGATCAGGTGGCGGAATCGCTGATGGCCGCCGCGCGTCGGGGAATTCATTGTCGGCTGATGCTGGATTCCGCAGGCAGCGTCGCATTTTTCCGTAGCCCCTGGGCGGCAATGATGCGCAATGCGGGTATCGAAGTGGTCGAGGCGCTCAAGGTGAACCTTCTGCGTGTCTTCTTGCGCCGAATGGATCTGCGCCAGCACCGCAAAATGATCCTGATTGATAACTATATTGCCTACACCGGCAGTATGAATATGGTCGATCCCCGTTTCTTCAAACAGGATTCAGGCGTGGGGCAATGGATTGATCTCATGGCTCGCATGGAAGGCCCCGTTGCAACCTCCATGGGTATCGTCTACTCCTGCGACTGGGAAATCGAAACCGGCAAACGCATTCTGCCGCCACCGCCCGATGTCAACATCATGCCGTTTGAAGAGGCCAGCGGGCATACGATCCATACCATTGCCTCGGGTCCTGGCTTTCCGGAAGACCTTATTCATCAGGCCCTGCTGACCGCAGCCTATTCGGCGCGCGAATATTTGATCATGACCACGCCCTATTTTGTTCCGAGCGATGATCTTCTGCACGCCATCTGTACTGCCGCACAGCGCGGTGTCGATGTCAGCATTATCATGCCGCGCAAGAACGACTCCGTTCTTGTCGGTTGGGCAAGCCGGGCCTTCTTTACCGAGCTGTTGGCGGCCGGGGTGAAGATTTATCAGTTCGAAGGCGGGCTTTTGCACACCAAAAGCGTGCTGGTTGATGGCGAACTCAGTCTGGTTGGGACGGTCAACCTGGATATGCGCAGTCTGTGGCTCAATTTTGAAATCACGCTGGTCATTGATGATGCCGGATTTGGCGGTGATCTGGCCGCGGTTCAGGACGATTATATTTCCCATTCTCGCCTGCTGGATGCCCGGTTGTGGGTCAAACGACCAATGTGGCAGAGAATTGCCGAACGACTGTTTTACTTCTTTAGTCCGTTGCTGTAAAACGTGCCCAACGATGTTAAACAGGTAGTCATCATGGAAATGGATCTGAATAATCGCCTGACTGAAGACGAAACGCTTGAACAGGCTTACGATATTTTTCTCGAACTGGCGGTTGATAACCTCGATCCCGCAGACGTGATTCTCTTTAACCTGCAATTCGAAGAGCGCGGCGGCGCAGAATTGTTCGATCCATCAGAAGACTGGAACGAACATGTTGATTATGACCTGAACCCTGACTTCTTCGCTGAAGTGGTTATTGGTCTGGCAGATACCGACGGTGGTGAAATCAACGATATCTTTGCTCGCATCCTGTTGTGTCGCGAGAAAGATCACAAGCTGTGCCATATTCTCTGGCGCGAATAATAAAAAAGGCTGCGTATGCAGCCTTTTTTATTTAATCAGGGAGTTCGTTACCACACCTGCTGCAATAGCGCGCACTATGTTCGTGGCCTCTCTGCTGGCATTTTAAGCACTGGCGATCTAACTGCCGTTTCTGAAACGCCGAACTCATGTGCGTTGTAATCAATCCTGTCGGGATCGCAATGACCGAATAACCAATCAGGATCAACACTGACGCCACAATACGTCCAAGCGGTGTGTGCGGTGTAATATCACCATATCCCACCGTTGTTACCGTAACGATTGCCCAATAGACAGATGCATTCAGCGTTGTAAATCCGTACTTAGGCCCCTCAATCAAATACATCAGTGCGCCAAAAACAATCATCACGATGGCAATGAATGAGTAGAACAGAATCAGCTGGTGACGGGCACTTAATATTGCACTCCAGAAAACCCGTAATGACGGCATAAAACGCAACAGCTTCAGAATACGTAATACGCGAACAGCACGCATCGCTCGCCAGGCGAAAACATAATCCAGGCTGATTTCCGGCCAAAGCCACATAACATAAAGTGGCAAAATGGTGGCTAAATCAATAAAACCCCAAAAGCTAAAAACGTATTTCGCCGGATTAGGCCAGCAGAAAACACGGAGCAGATATTCAAGGGTAAAGACCAGCGTGACAATAAGTTCCAGCCAGACAAAAACATGCCATTCATCAAAGGTCAGGTGATACTGCAACCCAGCACCGGATTCGACAAAGATAATCGCAACGCTTAATAGTGCGAACAAACCGCATAAGGCTTCGAAGCGACGCCCGGATAACGTTTTCGGGTCAAATAACAACTGGTATAGCCGCCGACGGGCTGACGTGAATAAGTGCGACACATTAACCTCGCAAAAAATAAGGGCTGACATTATGTCAGCCCTTGCGATTATAACGGGTCTACCTTCAGGCAGGAAACCGCATGGCGGAAACTGCCTTCCAGAACCGGTCGCGTTTGCGCGCATTCCGGTCCCGCTAACGGACATCTCGTCCGGAAGACGCAGCCAGAAGGCGGGTTAATTGGCGATGGCAATTCACCTTCCAGAAGCTGGATCGTTTTATTTTTCTCCAGGTCTGGATCCGGAACCGGTACAGCCGACATCAGGGCTTTGGTATAAGGGTGCAGCGGATTATGGTACACCTCATCATACGTGCCCAGTTCGACGGCATGCCCCAGATACATCACCAACACACGGTCAGAAATGTGTTTTACCACGGCCAGGTCGTGCGCAATGAAGATCAGCGATAACCCCATTTCCCGCTG
This sequence is a window from Enterobacter sp. RHBSTW-00994. Protein-coding genes within it:
- the cls gene encoding cardiolipin synthase, with product MTTFYTVVSWLVILGYWLLIAGVTLRILMKRRAVPSAMAWLLIIYILPLVGIIAYLSFGELHLGKRRAERARAMWPSTAKWLNDLKACKHIFAEENSSVAASLFKLCERRQGIAGVKGNQLQLLTDSDDVMQALIRDIQLARHNIEMVFYIWQPGGMADQVAESLMAAARRGIHCRLMLDSAGSVAFFRSPWAAMMRNAGIEVVEALKVNLLRVFLRRMDLRQHRKMILIDNYIAYTGSMNMVDPRFFKQDSGVGQWIDLMARMEGPVATSMGIVYSCDWEIETGKRILPPPPDVNIMPFEEASGHTIHTIASGPGFPEDLIHQALLTAAYSAREYLIMTTPYFVPSDDLLHAICTAAQRGVDVSIIMPRKNDSVLVGWASRAFFTELLAAGVKIYQFEGGLLHTKSVLVDGELSLVGTVNLDMRSLWLNFEITLVIDDAGFGGDLAAVQDDYISHSRLLDARLWVKRPMWQRIAERLFYFFSPLL
- a CDS encoding HI1450 family dsDNA-mimic protein; translated protein: MEMDLNNRLTEDETLEQAYDIFLELAVDNLDPADVILFNLQFEERGGAELFDPSEDWNEHVDYDLNPDFFAEVVIGLADTDGGEINDIFARILLCREKDHKLCHILWRE
- a CDS encoding ion transporter → MSHLFTSARRRLYQLLFDPKTLSGRRFEALCGLFALLSVAIIFVESGAGLQYHLTFDEWHVFVWLELIVTLVFTLEYLLRVFCWPNPAKYVFSFWGFIDLATILPLYVMWLWPEISLDYVFAWRAMRAVRVLRILKLLRFMPSLRVFWSAILSARHQLILFYSFIAIVMIVFGALMYLIEGPKYGFTTLNASVYWAIVTVTTVGYGDITPHTPLGRIVASVLILIGYSVIAIPTGLITTHMSSAFQKRQLDRQCLKCQQRGHEHSARYCSRCGNELPD